The following are from one region of the Stigmatella ashevillena genome:
- a CDS encoding quinone-dependent dihydroorotate dehydrogenase encodes MYRLLRALLFQLSPERAHHLGLFALRLLGAWPALCRRLRARALPRAASTDLSVEIAGMRFEHPLALAAGLDKDAEAVDGLFACGFAAVEIGTVTPRPQPGNPRPRLFRLPEHRALINRMGFNNHGAAVAAGHLQARAWHPAPLGVNLGKNKDTPLEQAVEDYVACVDTLAPLGDYVVVNASSPNTPGLRKLQEPEQLTALLRAVKARLERVTPGKPLFLKIAPDLTPEAVDEVVDVARACGLSGLIATNTTVARPFEHPLAQEAGGLSGAPVREPANAVIRRAWQRSGGTLPIIGVGGVFTAQDIYEKLRAGASVVQVYTGFIYEGPGMVRHRVRELDALLASKGFRSVREVVGADHATLENEDARRPLGV; translated from the coding sequence ATGTACCGCCTCCTTCGAGCCCTCCTCTTCCAGCTCTCCCCGGAGCGCGCGCACCACCTGGGGCTCTTCGCGCTGCGGCTGCTGGGCGCCTGGCCCGCCCTGTGCCGGCGCCTGCGGGCGCGCGCCCTGCCGAGGGCTGCCTCGACGGACCTCTCGGTGGAGATCGCCGGCATGCGCTTCGAGCACCCGCTGGCCCTGGCCGCGGGCCTGGACAAGGACGCCGAGGCCGTGGACGGCCTCTTCGCTTGTGGCTTCGCCGCGGTGGAGATCGGCACCGTCACCCCCCGTCCCCAGCCGGGCAATCCCCGGCCGCGCCTCTTCCGGCTGCCCGAGCACCGCGCCCTCATCAACCGCATGGGCTTCAACAACCACGGCGCCGCGGTGGCCGCCGGGCACCTCCAGGCCCGCGCCTGGCACCCCGCCCCGCTGGGCGTGAACCTGGGCAAGAACAAGGACACCCCCCTGGAGCAGGCCGTGGAGGACTATGTGGCCTGCGTGGATACCCTGGCACCGCTGGGGGACTATGTCGTCGTCAACGCCAGCTCCCCCAACACCCCGGGCCTGCGCAAACTCCAGGAGCCCGAGCAGCTCACGGCCCTGCTGCGCGCGGTGAAGGCGCGGCTGGAGCGGGTGACCCCCGGCAAGCCCCTCTTCCTCAAGATTGCCCCGGATCTCACCCCCGAGGCCGTGGACGAGGTGGTGGACGTGGCGCGCGCCTGTGGGCTCTCCGGGCTCATCGCCACCAACACCACGGTGGCCCGTCCCTTCGAGCACCCCCTGGCCCAGGAGGCCGGTGGCCTGTCCGGTGCCCCCGTCCGGGAGCCCGCCAATGCGGTCATCCGCCGGGCTTGGCAGCGCAGCGGGGGCACCCTTCCCATCATCGGTGTGGGGGGCGTCTTCACCGCCCAGGACATCTACGAGAAGCTGCGCGCGGGCGCCTCGGTGGTCCAGGTCTACACGGGCTTCATCTACGAGGGGCCGGGAATGGTGCGCCACCGGGTCCGAGAGCTGGACGCCCTGCTGGCCAGCAAAGGCTTCCGCTCCGTCCGCGAAGTGGTGGGCGCAGACCACGCCACCCTTGAAAATGAGGACGCCCGCCGGCCCCTTGGAGTTTGA
- a CDS encoding glycosyltransferase, whose protein sequence is MRPEKAAGQGEKPIRLMQFTRSFHIGGTEVQVLELLRGLPQSYRLQVSVLQDAGPLVGTLRDLGFKPEEFPLNGSLMRPNTAWQILRLARWFKQQRISLVHVHDFYSTMLVVPAAKLAGTKVIVGRLDLAHWHGPAKRAVHAGFSRLADHVVANAEAIRRMLVEEEGVPASRVSVIHNGLDLPRFDARMQEGLLQPVPETGGAPVVLHVANMNHPVKRQEDLLQALRLLRQEGLTLHAFLVGDGPRRADLEKQAAEMGVSDIAHFLGHRIDVPALYARATMGVLCSSAEGMSNAVMEGMAAGLPMVVTSVGANTDLIVDGERGLVVPPEDPARLCQAFRRILSDPGHAQQMGKAARAFVQKELSLERMVQRHHALYQSVAGSSLN, encoded by the coding sequence ATGCGGCCTGAGAAGGCAGCGGGACAGGGCGAGAAGCCCATCCGCTTGATGCAGTTCACCCGGTCATTTCACATTGGTGGCACGGAAGTTCAGGTGCTGGAGCTCCTCCGCGGGTTACCGCAGAGCTACCGTCTCCAGGTCTCCGTTCTTCAGGATGCGGGGCCCTTGGTGGGAACGCTCCGGGATCTCGGCTTCAAGCCAGAGGAGTTTCCGCTCAACGGTTCATTGATGAGGCCGAACACGGCCTGGCAGATCCTCCGGCTGGCCCGGTGGTTCAAGCAGCAGCGGATCTCGTTGGTGCACGTGCACGACTTCTACTCGACGATGCTGGTCGTCCCAGCGGCGAAGCTGGCGGGGACGAAGGTCATCGTGGGGCGGTTGGATCTGGCCCACTGGCACGGTCCGGCCAAGCGGGCCGTCCACGCGGGGTTCAGCCGCCTGGCCGACCATGTGGTGGCCAACGCGGAGGCCATCCGCCGCATGCTCGTGGAAGAGGAGGGCGTTCCGGCCTCACGCGTGAGCGTCATCCACAATGGGTTGGATCTGCCGCGCTTCGATGCGCGGATGCAGGAGGGGCTGCTTCAGCCCGTGCCGGAGACGGGCGGGGCGCCGGTGGTGCTGCACGTGGCCAACATGAACCACCCGGTGAAGCGCCAGGAGGATCTGCTCCAGGCGTTGCGCCTGCTGCGCCAGGAGGGGCTGACCTTGCATGCCTTCCTGGTGGGAGACGGGCCTCGCCGGGCCGATCTGGAGAAGCAGGCCGCGGAGATGGGGGTGTCGGACATCGCCCACTTCCTGGGCCACCGCATCGACGTGCCGGCGCTCTATGCCCGGGCGACGATGGGGGTGCTCTGCTCCTCCGCCGAGGGCATGTCCAATGCCGTCATGGAGGGCATGGCCGCGGGGCTTCCCATGGTGGTGACGTCGGTGGGGGCCAACACGGACCTCATCGTCGATGGGGAGCGGGGGCTGGTGGTGCCTCCTGAAGACCCGGCGCGGCTGTGCCAGGCCTTCCGCCGCATCCTGTCCGACCCCGGGCACGCCCAGCAGATGGGCAAGGCCGCGCGGGCCTTCGTCCAGAAGGAGCTGTCCCTGGAGCGCATGGTCCAGCGCCACCACGCGCTGTACCAGAGCGTGGCCGGTTCTTCCCTCAACTGA
- a CDS encoding O-antigen ligase family protein, producing MGVGEQGQQRDVLAFYALVGFAAVMYAVPGEWIPALAPLRLALLTSGLAAGLMALRRLGRAEPLYFDGARGLSLLAFSGLAFASVAWSVHPELTRFTGIELLKLTAIYLTIINVITSGRRLALVCGAMVLGSIVTSIGVIDWYRTGVDMVEGFRSRWVGVYADPNHMAMNMALVVPLAVAFLARKESGWLLRAACALAAVLSVVAIVLSHSRGGFIGLSVAMGVWAIREKRRIQALVVGSLLALGLVLFAPQSFWKRNETVTSFHEDASAMGRVYAWQVASRISLDKPLLGVGAGGFRYAWPLYAPPEARRAYVAHNIFLDVIGELGFIGLGLFLVFAGGATGGAFAASKDSQMGWLARALAASMTGYLVCDLFSGYILSAHLYVLFGLAASAHRIAQSRAETALVVQRMPAADKSAAAWEGSGHAA from the coding sequence ATGGGTGTGGGCGAGCAGGGGCAGCAACGTGATGTCCTGGCATTCTACGCGCTGGTGGGCTTCGCGGCGGTCATGTACGCGGTGCCAGGCGAGTGGATTCCCGCCCTGGCACCACTGCGGCTGGCGTTATTGACCTCAGGACTGGCGGCGGGGCTGATGGCCCTGCGCCGGCTGGGGCGCGCGGAGCCGCTCTACTTCGACGGTGCACGGGGGTTATCGCTCCTGGCCTTCTCGGGCTTGGCGTTTGCCTCCGTTGCCTGGTCTGTCCATCCGGAGCTGACACGTTTCACGGGCATCGAGCTGCTCAAGCTCACCGCCATCTATCTGACCATCATCAATGTCATCACCTCGGGGCGGCGGCTGGCCCTGGTGTGTGGGGCGATGGTGCTGGGCTCCATCGTCACCTCCATTGGCGTCATCGACTGGTACCGCACGGGCGTGGACATGGTGGAAGGCTTCCGGTCCCGATGGGTGGGCGTCTACGCCGACCCGAACCACATGGCCATGAACATGGCGCTGGTGGTGCCCCTGGCGGTGGCCTTCCTGGCCCGCAAGGAGTCCGGCTGGTTGCTGCGCGCGGCGTGTGCCCTGGCGGCGGTGCTGTCGGTGGTGGCCATCGTCCTGAGCCACTCGCGGGGAGGTTTCATTGGCCTCTCGGTGGCGATGGGGGTGTGGGCCATCCGCGAGAAGCGGCGCATTCAGGCCCTGGTGGTGGGTTCGTTGCTGGCGCTGGGGCTGGTGCTGTTCGCGCCGCAGAGCTTCTGGAAGCGCAATGAGACGGTGACGTCCTTCCATGAGGACGCCTCCGCCATGGGCCGTGTCTATGCGTGGCAGGTGGCTTCGCGCATCAGCCTGGACAAGCCGTTGCTGGGGGTGGGCGCGGGAGGCTTCCGCTACGCGTGGCCGCTCTATGCGCCCCCCGAGGCGCGGCGGGCCTACGTGGCGCACAACATCTTCTTGGACGTCATTGGCGAGCTGGGGTTCATAGGACTGGGGTTGTTCCTCGTGTTCGCGGGGGGCGCCACGGGCGGTGCCTTCGCGGCCTCGAAGGACTCGCAAATGGGCTGGCTGGCCCGTGCCCTGGCGGCATCAATGACAGGCTATCTCGTGTGCGATCTCTTCTCGGGTTACATCTTGTCCGCGCACCTCTACGTGTTGTTCGGACTGGCGGCGAGCGCGCATCGCATCGCCCAATCTCGAGCGGAGACCGCCTTGGTGGTGCAACGGATGCCGGCCGCGGACAAGAGCGCGGCGGCGTGGGAGGGGTCAGGGCATGCGGCCTGA
- a CDS encoding DUF6178 family protein, with amino-acid sequence MPENNQGNGKDAQLALRELRRQLTQLPPRKRLDALIESPEAQALVRSLPAELLFITLQEIGLADATDLVQLASPAQFRAFVDLGAWKRDRIDSHGVLTWLRAARGDEPEEFLRKLHGMDLEILEYLLREFTAVYDLEEDPDVHPPGVTMETPEGRYLVEFKVEGAEQAALRMILNDLIAENPFEAVRLLEATRWEIPSELEEAAYRFRTARLQDLGFPTLDEAASLFSRVDTGTAPARSGQAALVPAQGRVDYLDAAVRGLSELERENLEDELRGVANAALVAELADPGDLEAVRSVGEMVRDYLSLGLEHLSGAEPALAPDLVRDTPLRRIFQVGFSLTLALKFRADRLAKRAEARVDDTLMVFPEEAAALKALRLKRPRRALRVPGAEPVPFRSLREIAASEALLGRAEAQVALFQGLLGDASAAHQVVARFGVPLEVLGVDRLFVSAVAMAVLEGQVNPRPVPGGRTVELCERLFEGTPQAPVVRPSAEQRALATLEPQVEAEARPELHRLVRVSLERLREEIAAPYLQEGRLDPALSVVLPMEGNPTA; translated from the coding sequence GTGCCCGAGAACAATCAGGGAAACGGCAAGGATGCGCAGCTCGCCCTCCGGGAGTTGCGTCGGCAGCTCACCCAACTCCCGCCCCGCAAGAGGCTGGATGCCCTCATCGAGTCCCCCGAGGCGCAGGCCCTGGTGCGGTCGCTCCCGGCGGAGCTGCTCTTCATCACCCTCCAGGAAATAGGGCTGGCGGATGCCACCGATCTCGTTCAGCTCGCCTCGCCTGCTCAGTTCCGGGCGTTCGTGGACCTGGGCGCATGGAAGCGGGATCGCATCGACTCGCACGGGGTGCTCACCTGGCTGCGGGCCGCGCGGGGCGATGAGCCCGAGGAGTTCCTGCGCAAGCTGCATGGCATGGACCTCGAGATCCTCGAGTACCTGCTGCGCGAGTTCACCGCCGTCTATGACTTGGAGGAGGACCCGGACGTTCATCCGCCCGGCGTGACGATGGAGACGCCCGAGGGGCGCTACCTCGTCGAGTTCAAGGTCGAGGGGGCGGAGCAGGCGGCGCTGCGGATGATCCTCAACGACTTGATCGCCGAGAACCCCTTCGAAGCGGTGCGCCTGCTGGAGGCCACGCGCTGGGAGATCCCCAGTGAGCTGGAGGAGGCTGCCTACCGCTTCCGCACCGCGCGGCTCCAGGATCTGGGCTTCCCCACGCTCGACGAGGCGGCCAGCCTCTTCAGCCGCGTGGACACCGGGACTGCACCCGCCCGGAGTGGGCAGGCCGCGCTCGTTCCCGCCCAGGGACGGGTGGACTACCTAGACGCCGCCGTGCGAGGCCTGTCCGAGCTCGAGCGGGAGAACCTCGAGGACGAGTTGCGCGGGGTGGCCAACGCGGCCCTGGTGGCGGAGCTGGCGGATCCCGGAGACCTGGAGGCCGTGCGTTCCGTGGGAGAGATGGTGCGCGACTACCTGTCGCTCGGGTTGGAGCACCTGAGCGGGGCGGAGCCCGCCCTCGCCCCGGATCTCGTGCGTGACACGCCGCTGCGGCGCATCTTCCAGGTGGGCTTCTCGCTGACCTTGGCCCTGAAGTTCCGGGCGGACCGGCTGGCCAAGAGGGCCGAGGCCCGCGTGGACGACACGCTGATGGTGTTCCCGGAGGAGGCCGCGGCCCTCAAGGCGCTGCGCCTCAAGCGTCCCCGCCGCGCGCTGCGCGTCCCGGGGGCGGAGCCGGTGCCCTTCCGGTCCCTGCGGGAGATCGCCGCCAGCGAGGCGCTGCTGGGGCGGGCGGAGGCCCAGGTGGCCCTGTTCCAAGGGTTGCTGGGCGATGCCAGCGCGGCCCACCAGGTGGTGGCCCGCTTCGGCGTGCCGTTGGAGGTGCTGGGCGTGGATCGACTCTTCGTCTCGGCGGTGGCCATGGCCGTGCTCGAAGGCCAGGTGAATCCACGGCCCGTGCCGGGGGGCCGCACGGTGGAGCTGTGTGAGCGGCTCTTTGAGGGGACGCCTCAGGCGCCGGTGGTGCGCCCCAGCGCCGAGCAACGCGCGCTGGCCACGCTGGAGCCTCAGGTGGAGGCCGAAGCGCGTCCGGAACTGCACCGGCTGGTGAGGGTGTCCTTGGAACGGCTGCGCGAGGAGATCGCCGCTCCCTACCTTCAGGAAGGCCGGCTGGACCCGGCCCTGTCTGTCGTGTTGCCCATGGAGGGAAATCCGACAGCGTAA
- the yihA gene encoding ribosome biogenesis GTP-binding protein YihA/YsxC: protein MIKLLDARFVITATEPKGYPSGHSAEVAFVGRSNVGKSSMINTLTGRRKLVRVSNTPGRTRTLNFFDVDLDRDGHRHQVRLADLPGYGFAKASKADRVQWNEMITTYLDKRHRLEAVVSIIDAEVGPTPDDLQTLDYLQEKDRRILVVATKIDRLTKAQRKPRLQALAQQLALPLEAVIAFSSVDKIGVDEVWNALLGTFGKATRL from the coding sequence GTGATCAAGCTCCTCGACGCCCGCTTCGTCATTACCGCCACCGAGCCCAAGGGCTACCCGTCTGGGCACTCCGCGGAGGTGGCCTTCGTGGGCCGCTCCAACGTGGGCAAGTCGTCCATGATCAACACCCTCACCGGTCGGCGGAAGCTGGTGCGGGTCTCCAACACCCCAGGCCGCACGCGCACGCTCAACTTCTTCGACGTGGACCTGGACCGCGATGGCCACCGCCACCAGGTGAGGCTGGCAGACCTGCCCGGCTACGGCTTCGCCAAGGCGAGCAAGGCCGACCGGGTCCAGTGGAACGAGATGATCACCACTTACCTCGACAAGCGGCACCGCCTCGAGGCCGTGGTGAGCATCATCGACGCGGAGGTCGGCCCCACGCCGGATGATCTCCAGACGCTGGATTACCTTCAGGAGAAGGACCGCCGGATTCTCGTCGTCGCCACGAAGATCGACCGGCTGACCAAGGCCCAGCGCAAGCCTCGCCTTCAAGCGCTCGCGCAGCAGCTTGCCCTCCCGCTCGAGGCGGTCATCGCGTTCTCCTCGGTCGACAAGATCGGCGTGGACGAGGTGTGGAACGCGCTCCTGGGGACCTTCGGGAAGGCCACCCGGCTGTAG
- a CDS encoding multiheme c-type cytochrome, translated as MRSSGSWILLFLLATSGIARAADFIGPESCKGCHPEAYNAWQQSKHARALDSLAESQKKDARCLSCHSPDQAQQATAHITCETCHGGGQYYAPEYVMKDAELARLVGLVDPSEKMCRTCHDASSPSLRPFNFVESLKAIDHWTPERARRAPRAEVPPPKPVKK; from the coding sequence ATGCGGTCCTCCGGCTCCTGGATTCTCCTCTTTCTCCTGGCCACGTCAGGCATTGCCCGAGCTGCGGATTTCATCGGCCCGGAGAGCTGCAAGGGGTGCCACCCCGAGGCCTACAACGCCTGGCAGCAGTCCAAGCATGCCCGGGCCCTGGATTCGCTCGCCGAGTCCCAGAAGAAGGACGCACGCTGCTTGTCCTGCCATTCCCCGGATCAAGCGCAGCAGGCCACGGCCCACATCACCTGCGAGACGTGCCACGGCGGCGGCCAGTACTACGCCCCCGAGTATGTGATGAAGGACGCGGAGCTGGCCCGGTTGGTGGGGCTGGTGGATCCGTCGGAGAAGATGTGCCGGACCTGCCACGATGCCTCCTCGCCGTCCCTGAGGCCCTTCAACTTCGTGGAATCCCTCAAGGCCATCGACCATTGGACTCCCGAGCGGGCCCGCCGGGCCCCGCGCGCCGAGGTCCCCCCGCCCAAGCCCGTGAAGAAATAG
- the coaE gene encoding dephospho-CoA kinase (Dephospho-CoA kinase (CoaE) performs the final step in coenzyme A biosynthesis.) produces MRIYGLTGGIASGKSTVSTLLRELGAHVLDADAIAREVVEPGTPGLAEVAARFPGVLGPDGRLDRAKLGARVFGDPSERAALNALLHPRIREAFLEKTQALAAQGMERIIYDAPLLIENGLHVGLEGVVLVWVPRALQKERLKARDHLEDGAAEARLAAQLPLDDKRPHATWIVDNSGNREATRAQVKEVWSALLARG; encoded by the coding sequence TTGCGCATCTATGGACTGACCGGAGGAATCGCCTCCGGCAAGAGCACCGTGAGCACCCTGCTGCGGGAGCTGGGGGCGCACGTGCTGGACGCGGACGCCATCGCCCGCGAGGTGGTGGAGCCGGGCACCCCGGGCCTGGCGGAGGTGGCCGCCCGGTTTCCCGGAGTCCTCGGCCCGGACGGGCGGCTGGATCGGGCGAAACTGGGGGCCCGCGTCTTCGGAGACCCCTCCGAGCGCGCCGCCCTCAACGCCCTGCTCCACCCCCGCATCCGCGAGGCCTTCCTGGAGAAGACCCAGGCGCTCGCCGCCCAGGGCATGGAGCGCATCATTTATGATGCCCCGCTGCTCATCGAGAACGGGCTGCACGTGGGCCTGGAGGGAGTGGTGCTGGTGTGGGTGCCCCGAGCCCTCCAGAAGGAGCGGCTCAAAGCCCGGGACCACCTGGAGGACGGGGCCGCCGAGGCCCGGCTGGCCGCCCAACTGCCCCTGGACGACAAGCGTCCACATGCCACCTGGATCGTCGACAACTCTGGGAATCGGGAGGCCACGCGGGCCCAGGTGAAGGAAGTCTGGAGTGCTCTGCTCGCACGCGGCTGA
- a CDS encoding SDR family oxidoreductase, translating into MSDKRKKQGTGAGTYFVTGYPGFIGKRLVEHIAREDPKAHIYALVQPKVLKEAQKHAAGVKEATLELLTGDIVDMHLGLSGEEYQRLCERVTDIYHLAAVSQLNVPKETSWRVNVDGTRNMLELARDCAHLRRFNTFSSCYVSGDRVGVIAEDELDLGQGFRNPYEESKFQAEKLVQRASATLPITIFRPCSVVGDSRTGEIDRFEGPYYLGILLVTSPLVAPLPLPGNGVAPLNVVPVDFVVAAVWHISRDPRSVGRTFHLVDPNPMSARRVYERIAEKSNRKLPRFHLPARAADVMLRLPVLERLARPQRAAISYVNHLVIYNCHNTLELLDGTGIRCPPLASYLDQLVAYVREQYRKRRESAEIEDPLDHAAAPGSEAPDALPPLSR; encoded by the coding sequence ATGAGTGACAAGCGGAAGAAGCAGGGCACCGGCGCAGGCACGTACTTCGTCACCGGCTACCCAGGGTTCATCGGCAAGCGCCTGGTGGAGCACATCGCGCGTGAAGATCCCAAGGCCCACATCTATGCCCTGGTGCAACCCAAGGTCCTCAAGGAAGCGCAGAAGCACGCGGCCGGGGTGAAGGAGGCCACGCTGGAGCTGCTCACCGGGGACATCGTGGACATGCACCTGGGGCTGTCGGGCGAGGAATACCAGCGGCTGTGCGAGCGGGTGACGGACATCTACCACCTGGCGGCCGTCTCCCAGCTCAACGTCCCCAAGGAGACGAGCTGGCGGGTGAACGTGGACGGCACGCGCAACATGCTGGAGCTGGCGCGGGACTGTGCGCACCTGCGCCGCTTCAACACCTTCTCCAGTTGCTATGTGTCCGGGGACCGGGTGGGCGTCATCGCCGAGGACGAGCTGGACCTGGGCCAGGGCTTCCGCAACCCCTACGAGGAATCGAAGTTCCAGGCGGAGAAGCTCGTCCAGCGGGCCAGCGCCACCCTGCCCATCACCATCTTCCGCCCCTGCTCGGTGGTAGGTGACTCGCGCACAGGGGAGATCGACCGCTTCGAGGGGCCCTACTACCTGGGCATCCTCCTGGTCACCTCGCCCCTGGTGGCCCCCCTGCCCCTGCCCGGCAACGGCGTGGCCCCGCTCAACGTGGTGCCGGTGGACTTCGTGGTCGCCGCCGTGTGGCACATCTCGAGAGATCCCCGAAGCGTGGGCCGCACCTTCCATCTGGTGGACCCCAACCCCATGAGCGCCCGCCGCGTCTACGAGCGGATCGCGGAGAAGTCGAACCGGAAGCTGCCCCGCTTCCACCTGCCCGCCCGGGCGGCGGATGTGATGCTGCGCCTGCCCGTGCTCGAGCGGCTGGCCCGTCCCCAGCGCGCCGCCATCAGCTACGTCAACCACCTGGTCATCTACAACTGCCACAACACGCTGGAACTGCTGGACGGCACCGGCATCCGCTGCCCTCCGCTGGCCTCTTACCTGGACCAGCTCGTGGCCTATGTGCGCGAGCAATACCGCAAGCGCCGCGAGAGCGCGGAGATCGAAGACCCGCTCGATCATGCCGCTGCACCCGGAAGCGAAGCCCCTGACGCCTTGCCGCCCCTGTCGCGTTAG
- a CDS encoding PKD domain-containing protein gives MRLRETSWMGLLLVFLASTGAGGAHNAATARATANGKPVAVISGPATVAEGSPTPVTLDGSGSTDPDNDPLTYKWRQTAGPSVTLSSTIPNKPTFAVPAVTADTLLTFELVVNDGTLDSEPTAFSVTVTNVNQAPSASAGEDQTVNAGDTVTLKGVASDPDGDALTYAWSVLTLPEGIAIELTGATTATPSFKAPSSSTGKTLTLTFVLIVSAGGQTSAPDTVTITIQMPNRLPVGKTPATFEEKEGTAVTLDASQSEDPDGDEVTFLWTQTGGPVVKLTGADTAKLSFTTPEVLSKTLMTFVLVVKDADGAESTPVPVTVTILNVNKPPVAHPRKLPSDINPASITLDASTSTDPDGDALTFQWEQVVGSQVTLSSTTAPSVTFEVPQTAFAVQFQFKLTVKDTAGATSSDVVDVLVLADTENTSGCGSTAANTGSLLPLSLLAGVLLLRRRSLPNP, from the coding sequence ATGCGCTTGCGGGAAACGTCATGGATGGGTCTGTTGCTCGTATTCCTGGCCAGCACCGGCGCGGGGGGAGCGCACAACGCCGCGACGGCCCGCGCCACCGCCAACGGCAAGCCCGTGGCCGTCATCTCTGGCCCCGCCACCGTCGCGGAAGGCTCCCCCACGCCGGTGACGCTCGACGGCAGCGGCTCGACGGACCCAGATAATGATCCATTGACCTACAAGTGGCGTCAGACGGCAGGCCCCTCGGTGACGCTCAGCAGCACCATCCCCAATAAGCCCACCTTCGCGGTGCCCGCCGTCACCGCAGACACCCTTCTCACGTTCGAGCTGGTGGTCAACGATGGCACCCTCGACAGCGAGCCGACGGCATTCAGCGTCACCGTGACCAACGTGAACCAGGCGCCCAGCGCGAGCGCGGGCGAAGACCAGACGGTGAACGCGGGTGACACCGTGACGCTCAAGGGCGTCGCGAGCGATCCGGATGGAGACGCCCTCACCTATGCCTGGTCCGTGCTGACTCTCCCCGAGGGGATCGCCATCGAGCTGACGGGTGCGACCACCGCCACGCCTTCGTTCAAGGCGCCCTCTTCGAGCACGGGCAAGACGCTCACGCTGACCTTCGTGCTCATCGTCAGCGCCGGAGGACAAACCAGCGCGCCGGACACCGTGACGATCACCATCCAGATGCCCAACCGCCTCCCGGTGGGCAAAACGCCCGCGACCTTCGAGGAGAAAGAGGGCACCGCCGTGACCCTCGATGCCAGCCAAAGCGAGGATCCGGATGGCGACGAGGTGACCTTCCTGTGGACCCAGACCGGCGGCCCCGTGGTGAAGCTGACCGGCGCGGACACGGCCAAGCTCTCGTTCACCACCCCCGAGGTCCTCTCCAAGACGCTGATGACCTTCGTGCTGGTGGTCAAGGACGCGGACGGCGCCGAGTCAACCCCTGTGCCCGTCACCGTCACCATCCTCAACGTCAACAAGCCCCCGGTGGCGCACCCGCGCAAGCTGCCCAGCGACATCAACCCCGCCAGCATCACCCTCGATGCCTCCACCTCCACGGATCCGGACGGGGATGCGCTCACCTTCCAGTGGGAGCAGGTGGTGGGCTCGCAGGTGACGCTCTCCTCCACGACGGCCCCCTCCGTGACCTTCGAGGTGCCACAGACGGCCTTTGCCGTTCAGTTCCAGTTCAAGCTCACCGTCAAGGACACCGCGGGGGCTACCTCCTCGGACGTGGTGGACGTTCTGGTGCTCGCGGACACGGAGAACACCTCGGGCTGCGGCAGCACGGCCGCCAACACGGGGAGCCTGCTGCCGCTGTCTCTGCTGGCCGGTGTCCTGCTGTTGCGCCGCCGAAGCCTGCCCAACCCCTGA